A region of the Candidatus Eisenbacteria bacterium genome:
GGTCTGCCACGACGAGATGGGGCGGGCGGATGAGGCGGAGCGGGCGCTTCTCGAGGCGACGGCTCTCGCTTCCGAACCGGCCCTTCGCGCCGCCTCGCTCCTTCGGCTCGGCGAGCTCCGCTTCTCCCGCGGGAACTGGGAGGGGGCGCGGGAGGCGTTCGAGGCGGCCGAGGAAACGGGCGTGGACGCCGGGGCGATGAAGCTCGACTACCGGATCGGGTGGTGCCGCCTGAAACAAGGCGCCCTCCCCGAGGCGGGGGAGCGATTCGAGGCCGCGCTCGCGCGCGCGCTCCAAGGGGATCTCGCGGGGCGCCCGGAGGAGAGCCTCTCCGAGATCCTTCGATCGCTCGCCCTCGTGCAGGTCGAGACCGATCCGGGCGATCTCGACGGCTTCGCGATGCGCTTTCCGGAGGGGAGCCTCCGGCGCGCGGCGCTCGTCGAGCTCGGGGAGGCCCTTCTCGAGCACGACCGGCCCGCCCCGGCGGAGCGGGCGTTCCGGAGCGCGCTTCGGATGGACGCAGGCGCGTCCGACGCTCCGGATGTTCACGATCGAATGATTGAAGCATTGAGCGCAGGCGAGCGGAAGCGGGAGGCGGGGATGGAGATGGAGGATTTCGTGCGGCGCTACGCCCCGGGCGGGGAATGGTGGGAGGCGGCGAGGCCGGAGGGGGACCGGGCGGACGCCGTGCGGGGGAAGATCGAGAGGAACACGTGGAACGCCGCGCTCCTCCGCTTCGAGACGGGGACGGAGGAGGATCTCCGCGCGGCCGCGCGTCTCTTCGAGGAGCACGCGGACACGCAGGGGGGCGCGCACAAGACGGCGCGGGCCCTCCTCTTCGCCGCCGAGTCGCGGGCGCGTCTCGGCGAGAACGAGAAGAGCCTCGCGCTCCTCGAGCGGATCGATGCGGGAGAGCTCCCCGAGGAGGAGAGGGAGCACGCGCTCCGGGGCGCGGTCCTCGCGCATCGGAGCCTCGGGCGGACCGACGAGGGGCTCGCGCGGGCCGCGATCCGGTACGCGGAGGCGTATCCGGAATCGGAGGAAGCGCGGAAGGCGCTCCTCGTCGCCGCGGAGCGGGAGGAGACGGCCGGGCGTCTCTCCTCGGCGTTCGCTCTCTCTGCGCGGGCGGCGGAAGGGGCAGCCCCGCCTCTCCGCGGAGAGGCGGAGGCCAGGGCGGCGCGTCTCGCGGCGGCGAGGGAGGAGAAAGGGGCGGCCGAGGAGTGGTTCCTCCGCGCCGCCGCCTCCGCCGAGAACGACGCGGACCGAAAGGATCGCCTCGAGCGGGCCGCGGCGAGCGCGTTTCTCGCGGCGGGGGATCTTGAGGCCGAGGGGGATGCCGCCGGGGCGGCCGACGGGTACGCTCGCGTCGTCCGCGCGTACCGATCGACCGCGGTCGCGGCGGACGCTCTTCTTCGCGAGACGGCGTGCCGCGCCCTGTTCGACGAGCGGGAGAAGGTCCTCGCGCTCGCCGACACGGCCGCCGTTCAGGGCGCGGGGAGCGAGGAGACGCGCGCCGGGCTCGCGGCGGCGGCCCAGGGCGCCGCGCGCGCCGGCCGGGACTCCCTCGCCGCGCGGCTCTACGAGCGCGCGGTCCGGGTGCTCCCACGGGCCGAGGATCTCCTCGGCGCCGGGGAAGCCTTCGAGCGCGCGGGGGAGAGGGAGGCGGCGCGCGCCTCCCTCGAGCAGGCGGCGGCGGTCGGTGCGGGGACGCCGCTCGCGGCGGAAGCCCTCTATCGCTTGGGCCTCGTCTACGCGGGGGACGGAGAGAACGGGCGCGCCGCGCAGGCGTTCGACCGGGCCCGGGAGGAGGGAGAGGACCGGCCGATCGAGCTTCTCGCGCGCGCCGGGAGCGCGTGGCTCGCCGCCGGCGACGAGGCCCGGGCGGCGGACCGCCTCTCCCGAGCGGTCCGCGCGTCCGAGTCGGAGGGCGCCTCCGGCCAAGAAGAGGAGGCGCACGCGGCGCGGGCCTTCATCGATTATTCACGGGTCAAGGAAAAAACCTGGACCGAGGAGGTCGCCCGCTGGCGCCGCGGAGGATCGGGCGAAAAGGCGGGCCGTCTTCTCGAGGAGCGGATCGATCTCTACCGCCGGGCGATCGCCCTCCGCTTCGAGGGGACGACCGAGACGGCGGCGCGCGAGGCGGCGGAGGTTTTCGAGGTCTACGGCAGGACCGCTCTCCTCCGCGAGATCGAGGCGGGCCGCGCCGCCTCCGCCTCTCTCGCCGAGCCGTTCTACGCGGACGCCGCGGTTCTTTTTCGATCCGCGGGGGAAGAGGGACGCCGGCTCTCTCTCTACGCGAGCCTCGCGGACACGCTGATCCGCCGGGCGGATGAGGATGCGCGCGCGGCGGCGCTCCCCCTCGCGGGCCTCCCGGCCGATCCGGAGGCGCGCGCCGAGGCGATCGGCGCCGCTCTTCAGGCGATCGAACGGTGCGACGAGAAGTGGAGCGTGGCGGCGGATCTTCTCCGGCG
Encoded here:
- a CDS encoding tetratricopeptide repeat protein codes for the protein MRRGIFFMWKGTGATCLALALLAGFAPGAAAEKGAGRDREAREASIASFEALLARYPESAMRAPVLLLLGDLYAEREKARYLEAALCHEEALAAGRSAPPPVLDYGEAIRAFEEVARSGADFPGSVEALHALGVCHDEMGRADEAERALLEATALASEPALRAASLLRLGELRFSRGNWEGAREAFEAAEETGVDAGAMKLDYRIGWCRLKQGALPEAGERFEAALARALQGDLAGRPEESLSEILRSLALVQVETDPGDLDGFAMRFPEGSLRRAALVELGEALLEHDRPAPAERAFRSALRMDAGASDAPDVHDRMIEALSAGERKREAGMEMEDFVRRYAPGGEWWEAARPEGDRADAVRGKIERNTWNAALLRFETGTEEDLRAAARLFEEHADTQGGAHKTARALLFAAESRARLGENEKSLALLERIDAGELPEEEREHALRGAVLAHRSLGRTDEGLARAAIRYAEAYPESEEARKALLVAAEREETAGRLSSAFALSARAAEGAAPPLRGEAEARAARLAAAREEKGAAEEWFLRAAASAENDADRKDRLERAAASAFLAAGDLEAEGDAAGAADGYARVVRAYRSTAVAADALLRETACRALFDEREKVLALADTAAVQGAGSEETRAGLAAAAQGAARAGRDSLAARLYERAVRVLPRAEDLLGAGEAFERAGEREAARASLEQAAAVGAGTPLAAEALYRLGLVYAGDGENGRAAQAFDRAREEGEDRPIELLARAGSAWLAAGDEARAADRLSRAVRASESEGASGQEEEAHAARAFIDYSRVKEKTWTEEVARWRRGGSGEKAGRLLEERIDLYRRAIALRFEGTTETAAREAAEVFEVYGRTALLREIEAGRAASASLAEPFYADAAVLFRSAGEEGRRLSLYASLADTLIRRADEDARAAALPLAGLPADPEARAEAIGAALQAIERCDEKWSVAADLLRRQESIEGPHTRSANRAALALRASASLEEGAALLREAPEPGDLAGEDLVLYRGLVEEKARAFEARAAEWLLSLPDASPEVVPADLSLRGGEEAGRREGENR